In one Legionella clemsonensis genomic region, the following are encoded:
- a CDS encoding competence/damage-inducible protein A, producing MTIAILATGDEIIHGDILNTNSHYFAHALSSEGLSLGLQIACSDKEFEIHDSIAFLAKTHDVIIITGGLGPTSDDRTRFALQRFLKKNLIEFPEAITHIENRLCLYSRRLNAGNRQQALFPPGANLLPNDHGTALGCTYQAQQKLFILLPGPPRECLPMFDNYVFPLLQKREHSNKCLLKWRLFGVAEGLIAEKLDNALAEFDCQTGYRLETPYVEFKVRCKEAIAGQIKERINSLVAPYLIATTDKKASERFIEQILQLNTPVSIIDEVTGGFLQTLVQRPENYNLLQFNNCNADISIRFHLRGLEEYWHQKPLTGKTAIYIDYSNGTQHGTEVHELPHRSPLVVHLAAEWLCFRLSHLIDQLH from the coding sequence ATGACGATAGCCATACTCGCTACTGGCGATGAAATTATCCACGGGGACATTTTAAATACGAATAGTCATTACTTCGCCCATGCGCTGAGTTCAGAGGGTTTATCCTTAGGTTTGCAGATTGCTTGCAGCGACAAAGAGTTTGAGATTCACGATTCTATAGCCTTTTTAGCAAAAACTCACGATGTCATTATTATTACTGGTGGCCTTGGTCCTACTTCAGATGATCGCACACGCTTTGCTCTACAACGTTTTCTTAAGAAAAACCTTATTGAATTTCCCGAGGCGATTACCCATATAGAAAACCGCTTGTGTCTTTACAGCAGGCGATTAAATGCAGGTAATCGGCAACAGGCTCTTTTTCCGCCCGGTGCCAATTTACTTCCTAATGATCACGGCACAGCATTAGGATGCACCTATCAAGCTCAGCAAAAACTCTTTATTCTTTTGCCGGGTCCTCCTCGGGAATGCTTACCAATGTTTGATAACTATGTTTTTCCGCTTCTACAAAAAAGGGAGCACAGTAATAAATGTCTTCTTAAATGGCGTCTTTTTGGTGTTGCGGAAGGTCTGATTGCTGAAAAGCTTGATAACGCCTTAGCCGAATTTGATTGCCAAACGGGCTATCGTCTTGAAACGCCTTATGTGGAGTTTAAAGTACGCTGTAAAGAAGCCATTGCTGGACAAATTAAAGAACGTATCAATTCTCTTGTAGCACCCTATCTCATTGCAACCACTGATAAAAAGGCATCTGAACGATTCATAGAGCAAATACTGCAATTAAACACGCCAGTTTCAATTATTGATGAAGTCACTGGCGGATTTTTACAAACGCTTGTTCAGCGACCAGAAAATTATAATTTATTACAGTTTAATAACTGTAATGCAGATATTTCTATACGCTTCCATTTACGGGGGTTGGAGGAATATTGGCATCAAAAACCGTTGACTGGAAAAACAGCAATATACATCGACTATAGTAATGGTACACAACATGGTACTGAGGTGCATGAATTACCACACCGCAGTCCATTGGTTGTGCACCTTGCTGCAGAATGGTTATGCTTCCGCCTCTCTCATCTCATCGATCAATTGCATTAA
- the cgtA gene encoding Obg family GTPase CgtA, with translation MKFVDEAVIKVEAGNGGHGCLSFRREKYVPRGGPDGGDGGDGGSIFLEASSELNTLVDFRYQRHYKASNGQPGMGGNCTGKKGEDLIIAVPVGTMVFDVDTGELLGDINQPGERLLVAHGGFHGLGNTRFKSSTNRAPRQTTPGTPGESRHLRLELRVLADVGLLGLPNAGKSTLIRAVSSAKPKVADYPFTTLHPSLGVVGVSSHKSFVMADIPGLIEGAAEGAGLGHRFLKHLSRTCVLLHVIDIAPLDESNPVDSAKAIIKELAEYDSELLNKPRWLVLNKIDLIPDEVERKKTVQTIVEGLQWKDKVFCISAIRGEGTQQLAHALMQLIDEMREAEA, from the coding sequence ATGAAATTCGTCGATGAAGCAGTGATTAAAGTAGAAGCTGGCAACGGCGGCCATGGTTGTTTAAGCTTCAGGCGTGAAAAATATGTTCCTCGTGGAGGCCCAGATGGTGGTGATGGGGGTGATGGGGGAAGCATTTTTCTTGAAGCCAGTTCCGAATTAAACACCCTCGTTGATTTTCGCTATCAGCGCCACTATAAAGCCTCAAATGGTCAGCCTGGTATGGGTGGAAATTGTACAGGTAAAAAGGGCGAAGATCTAATTATCGCGGTGCCAGTTGGCACGATGGTGTTTGATGTCGATACAGGGGAGCTGCTAGGAGATATCAATCAACCTGGAGAGCGTTTGCTGGTTGCCCACGGTGGTTTTCATGGTCTAGGAAATACTCGTTTCAAGAGCAGTACCAATCGTGCTCCCAGACAAACTACGCCTGGAACACCAGGAGAGTCACGGCATTTACGGTTGGAATTGCGTGTATTGGCTGATGTAGGTTTACTTGGTTTGCCAAATGCTGGAAAGTCTACATTAATTAGAGCTGTGTCCAGTGCCAAACCTAAAGTAGCCGATTATCCTTTTACTACCTTGCATCCTTCTCTGGGAGTCGTAGGAGTTTCTTCACATAAAAGCTTTGTTATGGCTGACATTCCTGGGCTTATAGAGGGTGCTGCTGAGGGAGCTGGTCTGGGTCATCGTTTCTTAAAACATTTGTCTCGCACATGCGTGTTGCTGCATGTTATTGATATTGCCCCTCTTGATGAAAGCAATCCGGTGGATTCGGCGAAGGCAATTATTAAAGAACTTGCTGAATATGATTCTGAGCTTCTAAATAAGCCTCGGTGGTTAGTCCTTAATAAAATTGATTTAATTCCTGATGAGGTCGAGCGCAAAAAAACCGTACAAACTATTGTCGAGGGATTGCAGTGGAAGGATAAAGTATTTTGTATTTCTGCTATCCGTGGTGAAGGCACTCAACAATTAGCGCATGCTTTAATGCAATTGATCGATGAGATGAGAGAGGCGGAAGCATAA
- the rpmA gene encoding 50S ribosomal protein L27 produces MAHKKAGGSTRNGRDSNPKYLGVKRYGGQMVNAGEILVRQRGTRFHAGEGVGCGRDHTLYALAAGIVQFSVKGAKNRKYVSIEAVQE; encoded by the coding sequence ATGGCTCATAAGAAAGCAGGTGGTAGTACTCGTAACGGCCGCGACTCGAATCCCAAGTATCTTGGTGTTAAGCGTTATGGTGGTCAGATGGTAAATGCGGGTGAAATTCTTGTACGTCAACGTGGAACGCGTTTTCATGCTGGTGAAGGTGTTGGTTGTGGACGTGATCATACGCTCTATGCTTTAGCTGCAGGGATTGTCCAATTTTCTGTTAAGGGTGCGAAAAATCGCAAGTATGTTAGTATCGAAGCTGTTCAAGAATAA
- the rplU gene encoding 50S ribosomal protein L21, translating to MYAVIKTGGKQYRVKEGDILKLELLPADVGNEVNFSEVLMIADGDKFTCGSPLVKNAVVKAEVLGHARHKKIKIIKFRRRKHHMKQMGHRQYYTQVKITAISK from the coding sequence ATGTATGCTGTAATTAAGACGGGCGGTAAGCAATATCGCGTCAAAGAAGGTGACATTCTTAAACTGGAATTGCTGCCTGCTGATGTCGGTAACGAAGTAAATTTCTCTGAAGTTCTTATGATTGCTGACGGTGATAAATTTACTTGTGGTTCACCACTGGTTAAAAATGCTGTTGTAAAGGCTGAAGTTCTCGGTCATGCTCGGCACAAAAAAATTAAAATTATTAAATTCCGTCGTCGTAAGCATCATATGAAACAGATGGGGCATAGACAATATTATACGCAGGTAAAAATTACTGCAATTAGTAAGTAA
- a CDS encoding 50S ribosomal protein L25/general stress protein Ctc — protein sequence MSTIVLEAESREDIGKGASRRLRRLENKVPAVIYGGEKAPKAIHLLHNKVIKALENESIYSSIFDLKVDGKVEHVILKDLQRHPYKPVILHMDLQRVSAKDVLVKNVPIHFTNEQDSKGVRAGGIITHTMTQVEVRCKAKDLPEFIEIDMTNVGLNDVIHLSDLKLPTGVQLATALDESHNLPVVSIHAPKVSAVEEEAPSVATPAAEEGPEQAE from the coding sequence ATGTCAACAATTGTTTTAGAAGCAGAATCAAGAGAAGATATAGGGAAAGGTGCGAGCCGCCGCCTACGTCGTCTCGAAAATAAAGTACCTGCCGTTATTTATGGTGGCGAAAAAGCGCCCAAGGCAATCCATTTATTGCATAATAAAGTTATTAAAGCCTTGGAAAATGAAAGTATTTATTCCAGCATTTTTGATTTAAAGGTTGATGGTAAAGTTGAACATGTCATTCTGAAAGATTTACAACGTCACCCTTACAAGCCTGTTATTTTGCATATGGATTTGCAGCGAGTTTCTGCCAAAGATGTTCTGGTAAAAAATGTTCCTATTCATTTTACTAATGAGCAAGATTCTAAAGGTGTGAGAGCTGGTGGAATCATCACCCATACAATGACTCAGGTTGAAGTGCGTTGTAAAGCGAAAGACTTACCGGAATTTATTGAAATTGATATGACCAATGTGGGTTTGAACGATGTCATTCACTTGTCTGATTTGAAGCTTCCCACAGGTGTTCAATTGGCTACCGCTCTTGATGAAAGCCATAATTTACCAGTGGTTAGTATTCATGCACCTAAAGTCAGCGCAGTTGAAGAAGAAGCACCTTCCGTAGCAACTCCTGCTGCCGAAGAAGGTCCGGAACAAGCTGAGTAA
- the pth gene encoding aminoacyl-tRNA hydrolase yields the protein MAIKLIIGLRNPGSAYEHTRHNAGGWFVEALTRHYSASFKLEKKLHCELANFEIKGSPCKTILPLTFMNHSGLPVREVCQFYRIESHEILVAHDELDLPAGRIKIKTGGGHGGHNGLRDIITHLGDTNFHRLRIGIGHPGHKDRVLNYVLGKPSQEDRQLIFDAIERGIAVMPTVLTAPIAAAMNIING from the coding sequence ATGGCAATTAAACTTATCATTGGGCTACGCAATCCAGGTTCTGCCTATGAGCATACAAGACACAATGCCGGTGGATGGTTTGTTGAAGCATTAACCCGTCATTACAGCGCTTCATTTAAACTAGAAAAAAAATTACATTGTGAATTAGCTAATTTTGAAATTAAGGGTTCTCCCTGTAAAACAATATTGCCACTGACTTTTATGAATCATAGTGGCTTGCCCGTCAGAGAAGTGTGCCAATTTTATCGTATCGAAAGCCATGAAATTCTGGTAGCTCATGATGAACTCGATTTACCCGCAGGCCGCATCAAAATAAAAACAGGAGGGGGTCACGGTGGCCATAATGGATTACGCGATATTATTACTCATTTAGGAGACACTAATTTTCACCGTTTAAGAATAGGTATCGGTCATCCTGGACATAAAGATAGGGTATTGAATTATGTTTTGGGTAAACCTTCTCAAGAAGATAGACAACTAATATTTGATGCAATAGAAAGAGGCATTGCTGTGATGCCAACCGTTTTAACAGCTCCTATTGCTGCGGCGATGAATATAATCAACGGCTAA
- the ychF gene encoding redox-regulated ATPase YchF produces the protein MGFKCGIVGLPNVGKSTLFNALTKAGIEASNYPFCTIEPNVGIVTVPDPRLDALAEIVKPQQMIPATMQFVDIAGLVKGASSGEGLGNQFLANIRETDAIAHVVRCFESTDIVHVEGKVDPINDIEVINTELALADMETVDKALLKTIKNSKSGNKEALFEKQTLEKIKQHLDAGKPVRTLNLSQEEEIIARRLFLLTAKPVLYIANVDDNGYENNPLLEKVTKLAIEEKAKVVALCAATEAELMELDDIDRKEFMTDLGLEEPGLNRVIRAGYDLLGLQTYFTAGVKEVRAWTIPKGATAPQAAGVIHTDFEKGFIRAEVIAYDAFITHRGEQGAKEAGKLRLEGKDYIVCDGDVMHFRFNV, from the coding sequence ATGGGATTTAAGTGTGGCATTGTTGGCTTGCCTAATGTGGGTAAATCGACATTATTCAATGCATTAACCAAAGCAGGTATTGAAGCGTCCAATTACCCCTTCTGCACCATTGAACCCAATGTGGGTATTGTCACTGTTCCAGATCCAAGACTTGATGCCTTGGCTGAAATTGTAAAGCCGCAACAAATGATTCCTGCAACGATGCAATTTGTTGATATTGCTGGTTTGGTTAAAGGCGCTTCGAGCGGAGAGGGTCTAGGAAATCAGTTTTTAGCAAATATTCGTGAAACCGATGCGATTGCTCATGTTGTTCGTTGCTTTGAAAGCACAGATATTGTTCATGTTGAAGGCAAGGTGGATCCAATTAACGACATCGAGGTGATTAATACAGAATTAGCTTTGGCTGACATGGAAACAGTTGATAAAGCATTGTTGAAAACCATAAAGAATAGTAAAAGTGGCAATAAAGAAGCACTTTTTGAAAAACAAACTCTTGAAAAAATTAAGCAGCATCTCGATGCAGGAAAACCTGTTCGCACCCTCAATTTAAGTCAGGAAGAAGAAATCATCGCTCGTCGTTTGTTCTTACTAACCGCTAAACCCGTACTTTATATTGCCAATGTCGATGATAATGGTTATGAAAACAATCCTCTTCTAGAGAAAGTAACCAAGCTTGCTATCGAAGAAAAGGCAAAAGTTGTTGCTTTGTGTGCCGCTACAGAAGCTGAGCTAATGGAGTTGGATGACATTGATCGTAAAGAATTCATGACAGACTTAGGCTTAGAGGAACCAGGATTAAATCGCGTTATTCGCGCAGGCTATGATTTATTAGGTTTACAAACTTATTTTACAGCGGGTGTTAAGGAAGTTCGTGCCTGGACTATTCCCAAAGGAGCAACTGCTCCCCAAGCAGCCGGTGTGATTCATACCGACTTTGAAAAAGGCTTTATCCGTGCAGAAGTAATAGCTTACGACGCATTTATTACCCACCGTGGTGAACAAGGTGCAAAAGAAGCAGGAAAACTGCGGCTTGAAGGAAAAGACTATATCGTGTGTGATGGGGATGTCATGCATTTTCGCTTTAATGTTTAG
- a CDS encoding polyprenyl synthetase family protein yields the protein MTVARLRELVNADFEAVNALIIDKIQSQIGLIDDLAHHIVQSGGKRLRPLLVILASHACGYQGNDHIALAAMVEFFHTATLLHDDVVDESTLRRGRETANEIWGSKASILVGDYLFTQSVQLMVNVNNFAILRLLANTSHEISCGEVKQLVNRHNVELTVEEYLDVIRAKTALLFAASAAIGAHLSQVGEVKAQALYDYGLHLGNAFQLIDDALDYCSDAATIGKNIGDDLADGKATLPLLHALKHGTASQKKLIKRSIQEGSLQNLTEIVAAIKETKAIEFTRSYAELEVDKALSALQCLPASIYKEALEELAQFAVKRDH from the coding sequence ATGACGGTTGCCCGTTTACGTGAATTAGTTAATGCAGATTTTGAAGCAGTCAATGCTTTGATAATTGATAAAATTCAATCTCAAATTGGGTTAATTGATGATTTAGCACATCATATTGTGCAAAGCGGTGGCAAGCGCTTACGTCCTTTGTTAGTGATTTTAGCAAGCCACGCATGCGGATATCAGGGCAATGACCATATTGCACTTGCTGCGATGGTGGAATTTTTCCATACAGCCACTTTATTACATGATGATGTGGTCGATGAATCAACTTTACGTCGTGGTCGGGAAACCGCCAATGAAATCTGGGGCAGCAAGGCGAGTATATTAGTCGGTGACTATTTATTCACCCAATCCGTACAACTGATGGTGAATGTTAATAATTTTGCAATACTACGTTTGCTGGCCAATACTTCCCATGAAATAAGTTGTGGTGAAGTAAAGCAACTGGTAAATCGACATAACGTTGAGCTCACTGTTGAAGAATATCTTGATGTCATTCGCGCCAAAACGGCCTTATTATTTGCCGCCTCTGCAGCAATTGGTGCTCACCTGAGTCAAGTAGGTGAAGTAAAAGCACAAGCCTTGTACGACTATGGGCTGCACTTGGGAAACGCTTTTCAGCTCATTGACGATGCTTTGGACTATTGCTCTGATGCTGCAACCATTGGAAAAAACATTGGCGATGATTTGGCCGATGGTAAAGCCACCTTACCGTTACTTCATGCTCTGAAACATGGGACAGCTTCTCAAAAAAAATTGATTAAAAGAAGTATTCAAGAAGGTAGTTTGCAAAACTTAACCGAAATAGTAGCAGCGATTAAAGAAACCAAAGCAATAGAATTTACACGTAGTTATGCTGAGCTCGAAGTGGATAAAGCGCTGTCTGCCTTGCAGTGCCTGCCTGCATCCATCTATAAAGAAGCCCTTGAAGAACTTGCACAGTTTGCAGTTAAGCGTGATCATTAA
- a CDS encoding AAA family ATPase, with the protein MTPHIIGISGKTGAGKSTLAKALSQDLKATLISWDDFDEISLEPEDYIEWHHKGCNYSEFHRESLQMVLESLKSKREIIHPVLNTSLQPTKYIIFDAPLGRLHKQTGAYIDTWVHIEVPLDILLMPPRFKGFCR; encoded by the coding sequence ATGACTCCCCATATTATTGGCATTAGTGGCAAAACAGGCGCTGGAAAATCAACTTTGGCAAAGGCATTATCCCAGGATTTAAAAGCAACACTTATTTCATGGGATGACTTTGATGAGATTTCTTTAGAACCTGAAGATTATATCGAGTGGCACCATAAGGGTTGTAATTACAGTGAATTTCACAGAGAAAGTCTTCAAATGGTTTTGGAAAGCCTGAAATCAAAAAGAGAGATTATTCATCCTGTACTAAACACTTCCCTCCAACCCACAAAATACATAATTTTTGATGCACCTTTAGGTAGACTTCATAAACAGACAGGCGCATATATTGATACATGGGTGCATATTGAAGTACCGCTTGATATTTTATTAATGCCGCCGCGTTTTAAGGGATTTTGCAGATAA
- the serS gene encoding serine--tRNA ligase, protein MLDSQLLRDKPQWVAEQLLKRGFQFDVAAFSVLEERRKTLQVATQALQNERNQRSKTIGQAKARGEDIESMRQEVNRLGAELDNTKNELDQVLQKIEEIAISLPNIPHPSVPQGKDEQDNQEIRRWGTSPSLDFAIQSHDELGEALGQMDFALAAKITGSRFVVMKAQIARLHRALIQFMLDIHTEEHGYQEIYVPYIVNADSLLGTGQLPKFEADLFKLKGDENYYLTSTAEIPVTNTVRDTIVNVNDLPIRYVCHSPCFRSEAGSYGKDTKGMIRQHQFEKVELVWITTPESSYEALEQLTKHAEIILQRLNLPYRVVSLCTGDMGAGSAKTYDLEVWLPSQNTYREISSCSNMEAFQARRMKARYRHPETREMELVHTLNGSALAVGRTLVAILENYQDKHGNIHIPDALKPYMRGLDSIKK, encoded by the coding sequence ATGTTAGATTCTCAATTGTTACGTGATAAACCACAATGGGTTGCAGAGCAATTATTAAAGCGTGGATTCCAGTTTGATGTAGCAGCTTTTAGCGTGCTTGAGGAGCGTAGAAAAACATTACAAGTAGCTACTCAAGCTCTGCAAAATGAACGCAATCAACGATCCAAAACCATAGGCCAGGCAAAGGCACGTGGTGAAGACATTGAATCGATGAGGCAAGAGGTCAATCGACTCGGAGCTGAGCTTGATAATACAAAAAACGAACTTGATCAGGTTTTACAAAAAATAGAAGAAATAGCAATTAGTCTTCCCAATATACCGCATCCTTCTGTGCCTCAAGGTAAAGACGAGCAGGATAATCAAGAAATTCGTCGTTGGGGCACCTCACCTTCTTTAGATTTTGCCATACAATCCCATGATGAATTGGGGGAAGCACTCGGGCAAATGGATTTCGCTCTGGCTGCAAAAATTACTGGTAGCCGTTTTGTAGTAATGAAGGCACAAATAGCGAGATTACACCGGGCCCTTATTCAATTTATGTTGGACATTCACACAGAAGAGCATGGTTATCAGGAAATATATGTACCTTATATAGTGAATGCAGATAGTTTATTAGGGACGGGACAATTACCTAAATTTGAGGCTGATTTATTCAAATTAAAGGGTGATGAGAACTATTATCTCACTTCTACAGCAGAAATTCCTGTAACAAATACAGTACGTGATACCATAGTAAACGTTAATGACTTGCCCATACGATATGTCTGTCATTCCCCTTGTTTTCGCAGTGAAGCTGGATCATATGGTAAAGATACTAAAGGTATGATTAGACAGCATCAGTTTGAAAAAGTTGAGCTGGTGTGGATTACTACACCTGAATCTTCTTACGAAGCTCTTGAGCAGTTGACCAAGCATGCCGAAATTATTCTGCAGCGCCTGAATTTACCTTATCGTGTTGTTAGTTTGTGTACGGGTGATATGGGCGCAGGCTCTGCAAAAACCTATGATCTGGAGGTATGGCTTCCCAGCCAGAATACCTATCGAGAGATTTCCTCTTGTTCAAATATGGAAGCTTTTCAAGCTAGGCGCATGAAAGCTCGCTACCGACATCCCGAAACACGTGAGATGGAATTAGTACATACTTTAAACGGTTCCGCATTAGCAGTAGGGCGAACTTTGGTGGCTATTCTGGAAAATTATCAAGATAAACATGGCAATATTCATATTCCTGATGCCTTGAAGCCTTACATGAGAGGTTTGGATAGTATTAAGAAATAA
- the crcB gene encoding fluoride efflux transporter CrcB has product MLQSLFAIAIGGAMGALARFGTVVLLQKILGYNYPYGTLAVNCIGSFLAGFIMLLLLERVAGSEFWRLLLIVGFLGAYTTFSSFSWETWTLYQKGDSLTALANILFNNAGALVMVFIGIYAGRMMLDKFPV; this is encoded by the coding sequence ATGTTGCAGTCCCTGTTTGCTATCGCTATCGGTGGAGCAATGGGTGCTTTGGCACGTTTTGGTACAGTAGTGTTGCTGCAGAAAATTCTAGGCTATAACTACCCTTATGGAACTTTAGCTGTTAATTGTATCGGTTCTTTTTTAGCAGGCTTTATCATGCTACTTCTTTTGGAGCGCGTGGCCGGATCTGAATTTTGGCGTTTACTTTTGATCGTCGGCTTCTTGGGAGCTTATACGACATTTTCCAGTTTTTCATGGGAAACCTGGACACTGTATCAAAAAGGTGATTCCTTGACTGCCTTAGCTAACATTTTGTTTAATAATGCTGGCGCTCTGGTAATGGTTTTTATAGGCATTTATGCGGGTAGAATGATGCTTGATAAATTTCCTGTTTAA